One genomic region from Quercus robur chromosome 4, dhQueRobu3.1, whole genome shotgun sequence encodes:
- the LOC126720820 gene encoding probable glutathione S-transferase has translation MADEVVLLDFWPSMFGMRVRIALAEKDIKYEYKDEDLRNKSPLLLEMNPIHKKIPVLIHNGKPVCESLIIVQYIDEVWQDRCPLLPIDPYQRAHSRFWADFVDKKVIEVLRKILFTKGEEKEPGKKEFFEIFKILEGELGDKPYFGGETFGFVDLSLIPYYSWFYAIETLGEFNIEAECPKIVAWAKRCLQKETVAKTLPDQKKVYEYVEQIRKRFGNG, from the exons ATGGCGGACGAGGTGGTTCTGCTAGATTTCTGGCCCAGTATGTTTGGGATGAGGGTGAGGATTGCTCTGGCTGAGAAGGATATCAAGTATGAGTACAAGGACGAGGACTTGAGGAACAAGAGTCCTCTGCTTTTAGAGATGAACCCCATTCACAAGAAGATCCCAGTTCTCATCCACAACGGGAAACCGGTGTGTGAGTCCCTCATCATTGTTCAGTACATAGATGAGGTCTGGCAGGACAGGTGTCCATTGCTGCCCATTGATCCTTACCAGAGAGCTCATTCCAGGTTCTGGGCTGATTTTGTTGATAAGAAG GTTATTGAAGTTTTAAGGAAGATATTGTTCacaaaaggagaagaaaaagagcCAGGCAAGAAGGAATTCTTTGAAATCTTCAAGATATTGGAGGGAGAGCTTGGTGACAAGCCTTACTTTGGGGGTGAAACATTTGGGTTTGTGGACCTTTCTCTTATCCCCTACTACAGTTGGTTCTATGCAATTGAGACCTTAGGAGAATTCAACATAGAGGCAGAGTGCCCCAAGATTGTTGCATGGGCTAAGAGGTGCTTGCAGAAAGAGACTGTGGCCAAGACTCTTCCTGACCAGAAGAAGGTTTATGAATATGTTGAACAAATAAGGAAAAGGTTTGGCAATGGTTAA